One stretch of Pomacea canaliculata isolate SZHN2017 linkage group LG1, ASM307304v1, whole genome shotgun sequence DNA includes these proteins:
- the LOC112561557 gene encoding LOW QUALITY PROTEIN: ankyrin repeat domain-containing protein 17-like (The sequence of the model RefSeq protein was modified relative to this genomic sequence to represent the inferred CDS: inserted 1 base in 1 codon) has product MMQDAVREKAQVTSDLRTVEIEQGSQTPSSQTVEKTQVIPISQSNFGPDMSGSDDEEASEVDSFILDENDVEESEGVLEPAKFLLAAETEEGQTLQTVDPETHARLEALLEAAGISKLSSKDGKALTDPEVLRTLTSSVSSALDEATQAINCMRSEQQGQLQGEGAQTLTERDVGTVRKLYESGSVPDTTEEGESLLSLACSAGYYELAQVLLAMNANVEDRGIKGDCTPLMEAASGGYLEIVRLLILHGADVNAQSSAGNTPLHSAACGGHVEVVKELITSGASVEVHNENGHTPLMEAASAGYVEVARLLLEAGAGINTHSNEFKESALTLACYKGHLEMVKFLLEAGADQEHKTDEMHTALMEASMDGHVEVARLLLDSGAQVNMPADSFESPLTLAACGGHVELANLLIERGANIEEVNDEGYTPLMEAAREGHEEMVALLLSHGADINAQTEETQETALTLACCGGFLEVADFLIKAGADIELGCSTPLMEAAQEGHLDLVRYLLGAGANVHAQTGTCDTALTYACENGHTDVAEVLLEHGAVLEHDSEGGRTPLMKAARAGHMCTVQFLISKGADVNRATSTNDHTVLSLACAGGHLSVVELLLANGADISHRLKDGSTMIIEASKGGHAXVVKLLLEWPNRLLLTSSVDLAHTDLTHMNLAAGGAVDEPRVPVQGLANIVPPSEPDSQLPGSHNFGSTAQGKSQESLRASAVKAASKRIVNGATGVEGKGGGPKSISVMGDSLQQLSHEGAMLADFSDEKATEKVEAIINNIMAKELLAPSASSREEQIQRKQQILEELQKVEKELQEKAQAQQQLEQQQQLLKARSASAAIPAAVRQAEETKKAMEVNLACAAPSRSSSSSMQPGLAESIVSYWAANSGLSLEHPATSSPQLVLPPQLPVSTPSSTMGTLISPSQQQAQQAAAGGGGTSQGSNLPCGNGGGIGVKTSNKRNSSGKVQRSKSQQIQQQQQVLSQQQQPPLPPPPPQQQLPLSPQPLSSPPMITFSGGSGNECGSSPAAAAGSPGTTAASATHATTCTPPLTQDQLLHHMISQQVIQAPLGPFQQPLHQLLPQQPPQPALLTHQERAQLIQQTQQAQLLQHQLLKQAPGTNAASAVTSPSVVGSTGGGEAAGVISDKSQGALYPTSVDVDSQTESNHDTALTLACAGGHAELVSLLLAKGADIEHRDKKGFTPLILAATAGHVDVVEILLEHGAEIEAQSERTKDTPLSLACSGGRYEVVELLLTKGANKEHRNVSDYTPLSLAASGGYVNIIKLLLSHGAEINSRTGSKLGISPLMLAAMNGHTAAVKLLLDMGSDINAQIETNRNTALTLACFQGRHEVVSLLVDRKANIEHRAKTGLTPLMEAASGGYVEVGRVLLDKGADVNAAPVPSSRDTALTIAADKGHYRFVELLLHRGAAVDVKNKKGNSPLWLACNGGHLDVVQLLVSAGADVDSQDNRKVSCLMAAFRKGHVKVVKWKVKHVTQFPSDAELQRFIATVTDKELQKKCQQCMDIIVTAKDRQAAEANKNATSLLLEIDKERQVEEHRRLQAAKRRERRKAKKREKLKEKDKDKNSSPEPEGTENHLEDNDDDEYDDQVEVGPPSATVTSTIGTTLVKNTEAKSTRPNMIKLSPSLSSSSSSSTGPALTPPGNAITSSTNSQSISSTISNSSSATELKKNRRNRKEKIEGMELKRNHLPSPSSPPASVSVSMATSLAVTIAMMTNAGGKLGLYSIAGNNSSSSNTFTSSNSNNNTNSSKCKKNDIIKQPPPSGKNRVGDLDDFGSVSGKVTYKDVDKLGRNLDKVKIAASDSMCLVERDSNLAPKLSPLGTSPRKGQRKDEGWKEVTRKSKKVQVPANAISRVIGRGGCNINAIRETSGAHVEVEKPKGSGDRFIMIKGSAEATRQAHAMINALVQEPDKDLSEIISRTKGKPVEKIQQTPATIGDFAIGMFSVPTTSATTTSGNGQHSGKTSTSGKSQSNRQASTPSTALNGMRLSSSTTGPPITVWQNQQSNSGTPASPRRSSPQKQLSSNASSSTSMPSLTSGTANQEKGISRQLFSSEPHRRAGSATPTTSSSTPPSFNISNPTLKSSVVTVGRNSTDRQQTPTNIGTSSTSGVTGASISSKTVGRPGSSTIRLLQRQGSGTTRSDPQPLPIVSSHVSTSISPATTSVTSSAAQASPGNYSPFESTIFSNVTVQFLNKKEEEKLNFASVAAAGVVPSQSSPLSGQPPSGLPGPGNEVDPNLQAKAPGYKMGIRTASPQSRPEQANRVSANMHFQLPLGGGCYPGPSLPPGVSMPPRPSLPNPASDGGSMSPHNPPHMSSLDHMASQHNPLVPQQLSQTPLHHPLSSNQKEEYSTPHQPMTLPEIKSTLNPNAPDFCVMGSGIVSTPSSLVNGFASSGMGDGRVGSDLGNGMGGGGGNNSAVLEMEIEELVCPQ; this is encoded by the exons GTATTACTGGCAATGAATGCAAATGTGGAGGATCGCGGCATCAAGGGTGACTGCACTCCTTTGATGGAAGCAGCAAGTGGGGGTTATCTGGAAATTGTCCGGCTGCTGATTCTGCATGGGGCAGATGTGAATGCGCAATCTTCTGCTG GCAACACCCCTCTCCATTCTGCTGCCTGCGGAGGACATGTAGAAGTTGTGAAAGAGTTGATTACATCTGGAGCATCCGTGGAAGTGCACAATGAGAATGGCCATACGCCACTCATGGAGGCAGCCAGTGCTGGATATGTTGAAGTTGCAAGGCTACTGCTAGAAGCTGGTGCAGGAATTAATACTCATTCCAACGAGTTCAAAGAGAGTGCTCTTACATTAGCCTGCTACAAAG GTCACCTGGAGATGGTGAAGTTCCTACTGGAAGCTGGAGCTGATCAGGAGCACAAGACAGATGAAATGCATACAGCACTAATGGAAGCATCTATGGATGGCCATGTGGAAGTTGCCCGCTTACTTCTGGATAGTGGAGCTCAG GTGAACATGCCAGCAGACAGTTTTGAGTCTCCATTAACTCTAGCAGCATGTGGGGGTCATGTAGAGTTGGCTAACCTGCTTATAGAGCGTGGTGCCAACATAGAAGAAGTGAATGACGAGGGCTACACCCCACTTATGGAGGCTGCTCGTGAAGGCCATGAAGAAATGGTTGCACTTTTGTTGTCACATG GTGCAGACATTAATGCACAGACTGAAGAGACTCAAGAAACAGCTCTGACTTTAGCATGCTGTGGTGGGTTTTTGGAGGTAGCTGATTTCCTCATTAAGGCAGGTGCAGATATTGAGCTGGGGTGTTCCACACCTTTGATGGAAGCTGCTCAAGAAGGACACTTGGACCTTGTTCGGTACCTGTTGGGTGCAG GGGCTAATGTGCATGCCCAGACTGGCACTTGTGACACTGCTTTGACCTATGCATGTGAAAATGGCCACACAGATGTAGCAGAGGTTCTTTTGGAGCATGGAGCAGTGCTG GAGCATGATTCTGAAGGGGGAAGGACACCTTTGATGAAAGCAGCACGTGCTGGACATATGTGCACTGTACAGTTTCTTATCAGTAAAG GAGCTGATGTGAACCGGGCAACATCAACCAATGATCATACAGTGCTGTCCTTAGCTTGTGCTGGAGGCCATCTGTCAGTTGTAGAGTTGCTTCTGGCAAATGGGGCAGATATCTCTCATAGGCTAAAG GATGGTTCCACGATGATCATTGAGGCATCTAAGGGAGGTCATG CAGTTGTAAAGTTGCTGCTGGAATGGCCTAATCGATTGTTGCTCACCTCTTCCGTTGATTTAGCCCACACCGACCTGACACACATGAACTtagctgctggtggtgctgtgGATGAG CCTCGAGTTCCGGTGCAGGGACTGGCCAACATTGTTCCACCCAGCGAGCCTGACTCTCAGCTGCCTGGTTCACATAACTTTGGATCTACTGCTCAGG gCAAGAGCCAGGAATCCTTAAGAGCAAGCGCAGTCAAAGCAGCAAGCAAGCGTATAGTGAATGGGGCAACGGGCGTGGAAGGGAAAGGAGGTGGGCCAAAGTCTATTAGTGTCATGGGGGACAGCCTTCAGCAGCTGAGTCATGAAGGAGCGATGCTGGCAGACTTTTCTGATGAAAAGGCCACAGAAAAG GTGGAGgcaatcatcaacaacatcatgGCAAAGGAACTTCTGGCACCAAGTGCTAGCAGTCGCGAAGAACAAATCCAGAGAAAGCAGCAGATTTTGGAAGAGCTTCAGAAG GTGGAGAAAGAACTTCAAGAGAAGGCCCAGGCTCAGCAACAGTtagaacagcagcagcaacttcTGAAGGCTCGTTCTGCTTCAGCTGCTATTCCTGCAGCTGTACGTCAGGctgaggagacaaagaaagcCATGGAAGTAAATCTAGCCTGTGCAGCACCCTCccgaagcagcagcagcagcatgcagCCAGGCCTAGCTGAGTCCATTGTGTCTTACTGGGCCGCCAACAGTGGACTCTCCCTTGAG CACCCAGCCACATCATCCCCTCAGCTTGTGCTGCCCCCACAGCTGCCTGTCTcaaccccctcctccaccaTGGGAACCCTCATCTCCCCATCCCAACAGCAGGCGCAGCAAGCTGCAGCTGGAGGAGGGGGCACTTCTCAAGGAAGCAACCTCCCATGTGGGAATGGAGGGGGTATAGGTGTAAAGACCTCCAACAAGCGGAACAGCAGTGGCAAGGTGCAGCGAAGCAAGTCTCAGCAGattcagcagcaacagcaagtCCTCAGCCAGCAACAACAGCCTCCTCTCCCACCCCCTCCACCTCAGCAGCAGTTGCCACTCTCCCCTCAGCCTCTTTCCTCTCCTCCTAT GATCACATTTTCAGGAGGGAGTGGCAATGAGTGCGGAAGctctccagcagcagcagctggcaGCCCTGGCACAACAGCAGCCTCAGCAACACATGCAACAACTTGCACTCCCCCACTTACACAGGACCAGCTTCTTCATCACATGATTTCTCAGCAAGTTATTCAGGCTCCTTTGGGCCCATTCCAACAACCATTGCACCAGTTGTTGCCTCAG CAGCCACCTCAGCCAGCACTCTTGACGCATCAAGAAAGGGCTCAGTTAATTCAGCAAACTCAGCAGGCCCAGTTACTGCAACACCAACTTCTCAAACAGGCTCCAGGAACAAATGCAGCAAGTGCAGTCACTAGTCCTTCTGTGGTGGGCAGCACCGGTGGTGGTGAAGCTGCGGGTGTGATCAGTGACAAGAGTCAG GGTGCCCTGTATCCTACATCTGTTGATGTAGATTCCCAAACTGAAAGTAATCATGACACAGCCTTGACCCTAGCATGTGCTGGTGGCCATGCTGAGCTTGTGAGTCTGCTTCTTGCCAAAGGTGCTGACATTGAACATCGGGATAAGAAAG GCTTTACCCCATTGATTCTGGCTGCCACCGCTGGACATGTGGATGTGGTTGAGATCCTTTTAGAACATGGTGCCGAGATTGAAGCCCAGTCAGAGAGGACTAAGGATACTCCACTATCCCTGGCTTGTTCAGGGGGAAGATATGAG gtGGTGGAACTGTTACTAACGAAAGGCGCTAACAAAGAGCATCGGAATGTTTCTGATTATACTCCCCTTAGTTTGGCAGCCTCTGGGGGTTATGTCAACATCATTAAGCTTCTCTTGTCTCATGGGGCAGAGATCAATTCCAG AACTGGAAGCAAGTTGGGAATATCACCATTGATGTTGGCAGCAATGAATGGGCACACTGCTGCTGTGAAGCTGCTTTTAGACATGGGCAGCGATATAAATGCCCAG ATCGAAACCAATCGCAATACAGCCTTGACTCTTGCCTGTTTTCAAGGTCGCCATGAAGTAGTTAGTCTGCTGGTGGACCGAAAGGCAAACATTGAACATCGTGCAAAG ACTGGGCTCACCCCTCTGATGGAGGCGGCATCAGGTGGTTATGTTGAAGTGGGGCGTGTTCTGCTTGATAAGGGAGCAGATGTTAATGCTGCACCTGTCCCATCATCAAGGGACACAGCTCTAACTATTGCTGCCGATAAAGGTCACTACCGCTTTGTGGAACTTCTGCTACATCGTGGCGCCGCTGTTGAtgtgaagaataaaaaaggaaactcTCCCTTATGGCTAGCTTGCAATG GTGGCCACCTGGATGTGGTGCAGCTGCTGGTGTCAGCTGGGGCTGATGTTGATAGCCAGGACAACCGCAAAGTTTCCTGCCTCATGGCAGCTTTTCGGAAGGGACATGTAAAAGTTGTCAAATGGAAAGTTAAACATGTTACACAGTTTCCTTCTGATGCTGAACTTCAGCGGTTTATTGCCACAGTAACTGATAAG GAATTGCAGAAGAAATGCCAGCAGTGTATGGACATAATTGTCACTGCCAAAGATCGGCAAGCAGCAGAAGCCAATAAGAATGCCACTAGCCTGTTGCTTGAAATTGACAAAGAACGTCAGGTGGAAGAGCATCGCCGTCTTCAGGCTGCAAAGCGACGTGAAAGGAGAAAAGCTAAAAAACGAGAGAAGTTGAAGGAGAAGGATAAAGA TAAAAACTCATCTCCAGAGCCAGAAGGGACTGAAAACCATCtggaagataatgatgatgatgaatatgatgatCAAGTAGAAGTGGGACCTCCATCTGCAACTGTAACTTCTACCATAG GCACGACACTGGTGAAGAACACAGAAGCCAAGAGTACCAGACCTAACATGATAAAGTTGTCTCCATctttgtcgtcatcatcatcttcctcaaCAGGCCCAGCTCTTACTCCACCTGGCAACGCTATTACTTCATCTACAAATTCCCAGTCTATCTCTTCCACTATTTCCAACTCTTCCTCCGCTACGGAATTGAAGAAGAATCGGCGTAACCGCAAAGAGAAAATAGAGGGAATGGAGCTGAAAAGAAACCACTTGCcttctccttcctctcctccaGCATCTGTATCAGTATCCATGGCTACCAGCTTGGCTGTTACAATAGCCATGATGACCAATGCTGGAGGGAAGCTGGGCTTGTATTCCATTGCTGGAAACAACAGCTCAAGCTCTAATACATTCACCAGCAGCAACTCTAACAACAACACTAACAGTTCCAAGTGCAAGAAAAATGACATCATTAAGCAGCCACCTCCTAGTGGCAAAAACA GAGTAGGAGACCTGGATGATTTTGGATCTGTGTCTGGAAAAGTCACTTACAAAGATGTAGACAAACTAGGGAGAAATCTGGATAAAGTCAAAATTGCTGCAAG CGACAGCATGTGCCTGGTGGAGCGGGACTCTAATCTGGCCCCTAAGTTGTCTCCACTTGGTACAAGTCCTCGTAAGGGTCAGCGTAAGgatgaaggatggaaggaggtCACAAGAAA ATCCAAAAAAGTTCAAGTACCAGCAAATGCCATCAGTCGTGTGATAGGTCGAGGAGGTTGCAATATAAATGCCATAAGAGAAACATCTGGAGCTCACGTAGAAGTGGAGAAGCCGAAAGGGTCTGGGGATCGCTTCATCATGATCAA GGGTTCTGCTGAGGCCACTAGACAGGCTCATGCAATGATCAATGCCTTAGTACAAGAACCTGACAAAGACCTGTCAGAGATCATTTCAAGGACCAAGGGCAAACCTGTGGAGAAGATACAGCAGACACCAGCTACTATAGGTGACTTTGCTATTGGGATGTTCTCTGTGCCTACTACTTCTGCTACTACTACGAGTGGAAATGGCCAGCATTCAGGCAAGACATCTACATCAGGAAAGTCGCAGAGCAATCGCCAAGCATCAACCCCCAGCACAGCACTTAATGGCATGCGTTTATCTTCCAGCACAACTGGACCTCCAATTACTGTCTGGCAGAATCAGCAATCTAATTCAGGCACACCTGCCTCCCCACGCCGCAGCAGCCCCCAGAAGCAGTTATCTAGTAATGCCTCATCATCCACCAGCATGCCTTCCCTTACTTCAGGCACTGCCAACCAAGAGAAGGGTATTTCGCGTCAGTTGTTCTCATCAGAACCACATCGCCGAGCTGGATCTGCCACACCCACTACAAGTTCTAGCACTCCGCCTAGTTTCAACATCAGCAACCCAACCCTCAAGTCATCTGTGGTTACCGTAGGCCGTAATTCCACAGACCGACAGCAGACACCAACCAACATTGGGACATCCAGCACCAGTGGTGTCACTGGtgccagcatcagcagcaagaCTGTAGGACGTCCTGGATCAAGCACCATACGTCTGCTGCAGCGGCAAGGATCTGGCACCACTCGCTCAGACCCCCAGCCTCTGCCAATAGTGTCTAGCCATGTTTCCACTAGCATTAGCCCTGCTACTACATCTGTCACTTCCAGTGCTGCACAGGCTTCTCCAGGCAACTACTCTCCCTTTGAGAGCACAATTTTCTCCAACGTAACTGTCCAGTTCCTCAATaagaaggaagaggagaagcTTAACTTTGCTAGTGTTGCTGCAGCAGGAGTAGTTCCAAGCCAGTCTAGTCCCCTGTCAGGACAGCCACCGTCTGGTCTGCCTGGTCCTGGAAATGAGGTTGATCCAAATCTTCAGGCCAAGGCTCCTGGTTACAAGATGGGCATTAGAACTGCTTCCCCTCAGTCGCGTCCAGAACAGGCCAATCGTGTATCTGCAAACATGCATTTCCAGCTGCCACTGGGTGGTGGGTGTTATCCAGGCCCATCACTACCACCAGGAGTGAGCATGCCTCCACGTCCAAGTCTCCCGAACCCTGCCAGCGATGGGGGCAGCATGTCTCCCCATAATCCTCCCCACATGAGTTCGCTTGACCATATGGCTTCACAGCACAACCCACTGGTTCCACAACAGCTCAGTCAGACCCCCTTGCACCATCCTCTCAGCTCCAACCAAAAGGAAGAATATAGTACCCCTCACCAGCCAATGACATTGCCTGAAATCAAAAGCACCCTAAACCCTAATGCACCCGACTTTTGCGTCATGGGTTCTGGCATTGTCAGCACACCTTCCAGTCTTGTGAATGGCTTTGCATCCTCAGGAATGGGAGATGGGCGTGTTGGGAGTGATCTTGGAAATGGCAtgggtggtggaggtggaaaTAACAGTGCGGTGTTGGAGATGGAGATAGAGGAGTTGGTATGCCCACAATGA